One window of Channa argus isolate prfri chromosome 4, Channa argus male v1.0, whole genome shotgun sequence genomic DNA carries:
- the f10 gene encoding coagulation factor X — protein MKIIIAATPGAMLWFHRLSLSLLLLHLASAHVFLDDKKASQVLMRRKRANSFLEELKKGNMERECREERCSWEEAREIFEDEQKTKDFWNIYVDGDACESQPCAHGGVCKDGIGSYSCYCQTGYQGFNCEIVIPELCENKNGGCEHFCNVALGNVKCSCADGYFLASDDKSCHSNQTFKCGAIITNDVRTIFRYERQNTTATNATELNPMNNNPNSTESSGTQNNPLLKHESLEKKILPEMASYTRIVNGEDCPPGECPWQALLLNEQKQGFCGGTILNEYIILTAAHCINESRYIYVTLGEFDTLVEHGNEATHEVETIITHSKYKSDTYLNDIALIKLTDPIHFSRYILPACIPEQEFAEKVLMRQPEGIVSGFGRLGESRQTSTILQRLAVPFVERVNCIESTQLRISTRMFCAGYHSEPKDACQGDSGGPHVTRYRDTYFITGVVSWGEGCARKGKYGVYTQVSKYISWIRNGIGQLMHKKSGKRMKRHQGPIKRLHL, from the exons ATGAAAATCATCATCGCCGCCACACCCGGCGCCATGTTGTGGTTTCACCGACTGTCCCTCAGTCTCCTGCTGCTCCACCTGGCCAGCGCTCATG TCTTCCTGGACGACAAGAAGGCCAGTCAGGTCCTGATGCGGCGGAAACGAGCCAACAGCTTCTTGGAGGAGttaaaaaaaggcaacatgGAGAGGGAGTGTAGGGAGGAGCGCTGCAGCTGGGAGGAGGCGCGAGAGATCTTCGAGGACGAGCAGAAAACC aagGACTTTTGGAACATATATGTTG ATGGCGACGCCTGCGAGTCACAACCCTGCGCTCATGGAGGAGTCTGCAAAGACGGAATCGGCAGCTACTCCTGCTACTGCCAGACTGGGTACCAGGGATTCAACTGTGAAATCG TAATTCCTGAGCTCTGTGAGAACAAAAACGGCGGCTGCGAGCATTTCTGCAATGTTGCCCTAGGAAACGTTAAGTGCTCCTGCGCTGACGGATATTTCCTGGCATCAGATGACAAATCCTGCCACTCTAACC AGACCTTCAAATGTGGCGCAATCATCACCAATGACGTCCGGACCATATTCAGGTACGAGCGGCAGAACACAACCGCCACTAACGCTACTGAGTTGAACCCTATGAACAACAACCCCAATTCCACCGAGTCCAGCGGCACCCAAAACAACCCTTTACTAAAACATGAAAGTTTGGAGAAAAAGATCCTCCCAGAAATGGCAAGTTATACTCGCATTGTCAATGGAGAGGACTGTCCACCAGGAGAATGTCCTTGGCAG GCTCTTCTCctaaatgaacagaaacaagGATTCTGTGGTGGCACCATCCTCAATGAATACATCATCCTTACTGCCGCACACTGCATTAACGAATCCCGCTACATCTACGTCACATTGG GTGAATTTGACACACTGGTGGAACACGGCAATGAAGCTACTCATGAGGTGGAAACTATCATCACCCACAGTAAATACAAATCGGACACCTACCTCAATGACATCGCCCTCATCAAATTAACTGATCCCATCCACTTCAGTAGGTACATCCTGCCGGCCTGCATACCTGAGCAAGAGTTTGCTGAAAAG GTCCTGATGCGCCAGCCGGAAGGCATAGTCAGCGGTTTTGGACGTCTTGGCGAAAGTCGGCAGACGTCCACCATCCTGCAGCGCCTCGCTGTGCCCTTCGTGGAACGAGTCAACTGCATCGAATCCACCCAGTTACGCATCTCAACTCGCATGTTCTGCGCCGGCTACCACTCGGAACCAAAAGACGCCTGCCAAGGTGACAGCGGCGGGCCGCACGTCACACGCTACCGGGACACCTATTTCATTACTGGCGTTGTGAGCTGGGGCGAAGGCTGCGCACGCAAGGGCAAATACGGCGTCTACACCCAGGTGTCGAAGTACATCTCCTGGATCCGTAATGGCATCGGGCAGCTAATGCACAAAAAGAGCGGCAAGCGGATGAAGAGGCATCAAGGCCCCATCAAAAGGCTGCATCTGTAA
- the LOC137125508 gene encoding venom prothrombin activator notecarin-D2-like isoform X1: MLCHEQRLIVYVRVCVCSRVSVMALSIVSACCRASVVYLCLLACILQVSSQGEVFHQAPQAHDVFLRPKRANMFLLEELLQGNLERECYEEQCNFEEAREYFEDNKKTIAFWTVYVAISTGTDGDQCKPNPCLHDGNCTDMLGGFQCTCAVPHFGRTCELGAVKRDGGVRAAAQPERIPPKIVECPTEGPAACQQLCTASHFAFTCSCMPGFKLQGDKRSCLPEVEFPCGRRPDQFNTSVSMCHGGNCPWQVSLLNSSGVELCGGVVLGKHSVLTTAHCVLPDSGSDLQPSNLYVAAGNLRKRTPVRALYIHERFRKHHHDNDLALLEMASPLPFGPNLIQLCLPTKDFSENVLMHSGKMGVFKQTGGTEYQDLVYMSLDECRSNLNVSHPLSNKMFCMKKENGATANQNHSQETTNLHLKNRNELHRMGYNRPQQPHGPLRNQNGAPRPLRQHLGNHRGVHRMLDRDIENGDQNQTQFGVQRIPNGAENQNGSIQDHLEDSGSGCGSLLPGAPVATVEQGTAFLTGLMISSSSGCDNEGGLVFTKLSRYLTWIKPRLEASEDRMTPQVRTYPEIR; encoded by the exons atgttatgtCACGAGCAACGACTGATCGTATATGTccgcgtgtgtgtttgcagtagAGTCAGTGTCATGGCGCTGAGCATCGTGTCGGCTTGTTGTCGAGCGTCTGTTGTCTATCTTTGCCTCTTGGCCTGTATCCTTCAGGTTAGCAGCCAAGGAGAAG TGTTTCATCAGGCTCCGCAGGCTCATGATGTGTTTCTGAGGCCCAAACGGGCCAACATGTTCCTGCTGGAGGAGCTCCTGCAGGGGAACCTGGAGAGGGAGTGTTACGAGGAGCAGTGCAACTTTGAGGAGGCTCGGGAGTACTTCGAGGACAACAAGAAGACG ATCGCTTTCTGGACAGTTTACGTAG CAATTTCTACCGGGACAGATGGGGACCAGTGTAAGCCCAACCCATGCCTCCATGATGGCAACTGCACCGACATGCTGGGGGGCTTCCAATGCACCTGCGCCGTTCCGCACTTTGGCCGAACGTGTGAACTGGGAGCAGtgaagagagatggaggagttCGGGCGGCCGCACAGCCAGAAAGAATTCCACCAA AGATTGTAGAGTGTCCGACTGAAGGTCCAGCAGCTTGTCAGCAGCTGTGCACGGCCTCTCACTTCGCGTTCACGTGCTCCTGCATGCCGGGATTCAAACTACAGGGAGACAAACGAAGCTGTCTGCCTGAAG TTGAGTTTCCGTGTGGAAGACGTCCTGACCAGTTCAACACATCTGTGTCAATGTGTCACGGTGGAAACTGTCCCTGGCAG GTGTCCCTGCTCAACAGCAGTGGGGTGGAGCTGTGTGGCGGAGTGGTGCTGGGTAAACACTCTGTCCTGACAACCGCTCACTGCGTCCTCCCAGACTCGGGATCTGATCTCCAACCCTCCAACCTCTATGTGGCAGCTG GCAACCTAAGAAAACGTACACCAGTTCGGGCTCTGTACATTCACGAGCGTTTCCGTAAACATCACCACGACAATGACCTCGCCCTCCTCGAGATGGCCAGCCCCCTACCTTTTGGCCCCAACCTCATCCAGCTCTGCCTGCCCACCAAGGATTTCAGCGAAAACGTCCTCATGCATTCTGGAAAAATGGGGGTCTTTAAGCAAACTGGAGGTACAGAATACCAGGACCTGGTCTACATgagtctggatgagtgtcgcaGCAACCTGAACGTCTCACATCCACTTAGCAATAAAATGTTCTGCATGAAGAAGGAAAATGGAGCAACAGCCAACCAAAATCATTCCCAAGAGACAACAaacctacatttaaaaaacagaaatgagctGCACAGGATGGGCTACAATAGACCTCAGCAGCCACACGGTCCTTTAAGGAATCAAAATGGAGCCCCAAGGCCCCTGAGGCAACATTTGGGGAATCATCGTGGAGTCCACCGAATGCTGGATAGAGATATAGAGAACGGAGATCAAAATCAAACCCAATTTGGAGTCCAAAGGATTCCTAATGGAGCAGAAAACCAAAACGGTAGCATTCAAGACCACTTAGAAGATAGCGGCAGTGGATGTGGAAGTCTGTTACCAGGAGCACCTGTCGCCACAGTGGAGCAGGGGACGGCGTTTCTGACCGGGCTGATGATCTCATCATCTTCAGGGTGCGACAATGAAGGCGGTCTGGTGTTCACCAAACTGTCCCGCTACCTGACTTGGATTAAACCGAGGCTGGAGGCGAGCGAGGATCGGATGACCCCCCAAGTCAGAACATATCCTGAGATTCGCTAA
- the LOC137125508 gene encoding venom prothrombin activator notecarin-D2-like isoform X2 has translation MLCHEQRLIVYVRVCVCSRVSVMALSIVSACCRASVVYLCLLACILQVSSQGEVFHQAPQAHDVFLRPKRANMFLLEELLQGNLERECYEEQCNFEEAREYFEDNKKTIAFWTVYVDGDQCKPNPCLHDGNCTDMLGGFQCTCAVPHFGRTCELGAVKRDGGVRAAAQPERIPPKIVECPTEGPAACQQLCTASHFAFTCSCMPGFKLQGDKRSCLPEVEFPCGRRPDQFNTSVSMCHGGNCPWQVSLLNSSGVELCGGVVLGKHSVLTTAHCVLPDSGSDLQPSNLYVAAGNLRKRTPVRALYIHERFRKHHHDNDLALLEMASPLPFGPNLIQLCLPTKDFSENVLMHSGKMGVFKQTGGTEYQDLVYMSLDECRSNLNVSHPLSNKMFCMKKENGATANQNHSQETTNLHLKNRNELHRMGYNRPQQPHGPLRNQNGAPRPLRQHLGNHRGVHRMLDRDIENGDQNQTQFGVQRIPNGAENQNGSIQDHLEDSGSGCGSLLPGAPVATVEQGTAFLTGLMISSSSGCDNEGGLVFTKLSRYLTWIKPRLEASEDRMTPQVRTYPEIR, from the exons atgttatgtCACGAGCAACGACTGATCGTATATGTccgcgtgtgtgtttgcagtagAGTCAGTGTCATGGCGCTGAGCATCGTGTCGGCTTGTTGTCGAGCGTCTGTTGTCTATCTTTGCCTCTTGGCCTGTATCCTTCAGGTTAGCAGCCAAGGAGAAG TGTTTCATCAGGCTCCGCAGGCTCATGATGTGTTTCTGAGGCCCAAACGGGCCAACATGTTCCTGCTGGAGGAGCTCCTGCAGGGGAACCTGGAGAGGGAGTGTTACGAGGAGCAGTGCAACTTTGAGGAGGCTCGGGAGTACTTCGAGGACAACAAGAAGACG ATCGCTTTCTGGACAGTTTACGTAG ATGGGGACCAGTGTAAGCCCAACCCATGCCTCCATGATGGCAACTGCACCGACATGCTGGGGGGCTTCCAATGCACCTGCGCCGTTCCGCACTTTGGCCGAACGTGTGAACTGGGAGCAGtgaagagagatggaggagttCGGGCGGCCGCACAGCCAGAAAGAATTCCACCAA AGATTGTAGAGTGTCCGACTGAAGGTCCAGCAGCTTGTCAGCAGCTGTGCACGGCCTCTCACTTCGCGTTCACGTGCTCCTGCATGCCGGGATTCAAACTACAGGGAGACAAACGAAGCTGTCTGCCTGAAG TTGAGTTTCCGTGTGGAAGACGTCCTGACCAGTTCAACACATCTGTGTCAATGTGTCACGGTGGAAACTGTCCCTGGCAG GTGTCCCTGCTCAACAGCAGTGGGGTGGAGCTGTGTGGCGGAGTGGTGCTGGGTAAACACTCTGTCCTGACAACCGCTCACTGCGTCCTCCCAGACTCGGGATCTGATCTCCAACCCTCCAACCTCTATGTGGCAGCTG GCAACCTAAGAAAACGTACACCAGTTCGGGCTCTGTACATTCACGAGCGTTTCCGTAAACATCACCACGACAATGACCTCGCCCTCCTCGAGATGGCCAGCCCCCTACCTTTTGGCCCCAACCTCATCCAGCTCTGCCTGCCCACCAAGGATTTCAGCGAAAACGTCCTCATGCATTCTGGAAAAATGGGGGTCTTTAAGCAAACTGGAGGTACAGAATACCAGGACCTGGTCTACATgagtctggatgagtgtcgcaGCAACCTGAACGTCTCACATCCACTTAGCAATAAAATGTTCTGCATGAAGAAGGAAAATGGAGCAACAGCCAACCAAAATCATTCCCAAGAGACAACAaacctacatttaaaaaacagaaatgagctGCACAGGATGGGCTACAATAGACCTCAGCAGCCACACGGTCCTTTAAGGAATCAAAATGGAGCCCCAAGGCCCCTGAGGCAACATTTGGGGAATCATCGTGGAGTCCACCGAATGCTGGATAGAGATATAGAGAACGGAGATCAAAATCAAACCCAATTTGGAGTCCAAAGGATTCCTAATGGAGCAGAAAACCAAAACGGTAGCATTCAAGACCACTTAGAAGATAGCGGCAGTGGATGTGGAAGTCTGTTACCAGGAGCACCTGTCGCCACAGTGGAGCAGGGGACGGCGTTTCTGACCGGGCTGATGATCTCATCATCTTCAGGGTGCGACAATGAAGGCGGTCTGGTGTTCACCAAACTGTCCCGCTACCTGACTTGGATTAAACCGAGGCTGGAGGCGAGCGAGGATCGGATGACCCCCCAAGTCAGAACATATCCTGAGATTCGCTAA
- the LOC137125508 gene encoding venom prothrombin activator notecarin-D2-like isoform X3 encodes MALSIVSACCRASVVYLCLLACILQVSSQGEVFHQAPQAHDVFLRPKRANMFLLEELLQGNLERECYEEQCNFEEAREYFEDNKKTIAFWTVYVAISTGTDGDQCKPNPCLHDGNCTDMLGGFQCTCAVPHFGRTCELGAVKRDGGVRAAAQPERIPPKIVECPTEGPAACQQLCTASHFAFTCSCMPGFKLQGDKRSCLPEVEFPCGRRPDQFNTSVSMCHGGNCPWQVSLLNSSGVELCGGVVLGKHSVLTTAHCVLPDSGSDLQPSNLYVAAGNLRKRTPVRALYIHERFRKHHHDNDLALLEMASPLPFGPNLIQLCLPTKDFSENVLMHSGKMGVFKQTGGTEYQDLVYMSLDECRSNLNVSHPLSNKMFCMKKENGATANQNHSQETTNLHLKNRNELHRMGYNRPQQPHGPLRNQNGAPRPLRQHLGNHRGVHRMLDRDIENGDQNQTQFGVQRIPNGAENQNGSIQDHLEDSGSGCGSLLPGAPVATVEQGTAFLTGLMISSSSGCDNEGGLVFTKLSRYLTWIKPRLEASEDRMTPQVRTYPEIR; translated from the exons ATGGCGCTGAGCATCGTGTCGGCTTGTTGTCGAGCGTCTGTTGTCTATCTTTGCCTCTTGGCCTGTATCCTTCAGGTTAGCAGCCAAGGAGAAG TGTTTCATCAGGCTCCGCAGGCTCATGATGTGTTTCTGAGGCCCAAACGGGCCAACATGTTCCTGCTGGAGGAGCTCCTGCAGGGGAACCTGGAGAGGGAGTGTTACGAGGAGCAGTGCAACTTTGAGGAGGCTCGGGAGTACTTCGAGGACAACAAGAAGACG ATCGCTTTCTGGACAGTTTACGTAG CAATTTCTACCGGGACAGATGGGGACCAGTGTAAGCCCAACCCATGCCTCCATGATGGCAACTGCACCGACATGCTGGGGGGCTTCCAATGCACCTGCGCCGTTCCGCACTTTGGCCGAACGTGTGAACTGGGAGCAGtgaagagagatggaggagttCGGGCGGCCGCACAGCCAGAAAGAATTCCACCAA AGATTGTAGAGTGTCCGACTGAAGGTCCAGCAGCTTGTCAGCAGCTGTGCACGGCCTCTCACTTCGCGTTCACGTGCTCCTGCATGCCGGGATTCAAACTACAGGGAGACAAACGAAGCTGTCTGCCTGAAG TTGAGTTTCCGTGTGGAAGACGTCCTGACCAGTTCAACACATCTGTGTCAATGTGTCACGGTGGAAACTGTCCCTGGCAG GTGTCCCTGCTCAACAGCAGTGGGGTGGAGCTGTGTGGCGGAGTGGTGCTGGGTAAACACTCTGTCCTGACAACCGCTCACTGCGTCCTCCCAGACTCGGGATCTGATCTCCAACCCTCCAACCTCTATGTGGCAGCTG GCAACCTAAGAAAACGTACACCAGTTCGGGCTCTGTACATTCACGAGCGTTTCCGTAAACATCACCACGACAATGACCTCGCCCTCCTCGAGATGGCCAGCCCCCTACCTTTTGGCCCCAACCTCATCCAGCTCTGCCTGCCCACCAAGGATTTCAGCGAAAACGTCCTCATGCATTCTGGAAAAATGGGGGTCTTTAAGCAAACTGGAGGTACAGAATACCAGGACCTGGTCTACATgagtctggatgagtgtcgcaGCAACCTGAACGTCTCACATCCACTTAGCAATAAAATGTTCTGCATGAAGAAGGAAAATGGAGCAACAGCCAACCAAAATCATTCCCAAGAGACAACAaacctacatttaaaaaacagaaatgagctGCACAGGATGGGCTACAATAGACCTCAGCAGCCACACGGTCCTTTAAGGAATCAAAATGGAGCCCCAAGGCCCCTGAGGCAACATTTGGGGAATCATCGTGGAGTCCACCGAATGCTGGATAGAGATATAGAGAACGGAGATCAAAATCAAACCCAATTTGGAGTCCAAAGGATTCCTAATGGAGCAGAAAACCAAAACGGTAGCATTCAAGACCACTTAGAAGATAGCGGCAGTGGATGTGGAAGTCTGTTACCAGGAGCACCTGTCGCCACAGTGGAGCAGGGGACGGCGTTTCTGACCGGGCTGATGATCTCATCATCTTCAGGGTGCGACAATGAAGGCGGTCTGGTGTTCACCAAACTGTCCCGCTACCTGACTTGGATTAAACCGAGGCTGGAGGCGAGCGAGGATCGGATGACCCCCCAAGTCAGAACATATCCTGAGATTCGCTAA